Proteins encoded together in one bacterium window:
- a CDS encoding FAD-binding oxidoreductase: MIDRADVVVIGSGGLGAATAFYLAKSGRRSVAVVDRHDIASQTSPRAAGFVSCARKSDLMISLVKTATGHLKHFTEETGQPLEWVHSGSLKIARRPEDAPVIAADVARGRRMGLDVEQISPAEAHRLHPFLRPEGISAVMRVGDDMYFNPAQVAIGFARGAEANGAALLPRTTVSRVVVEGGRVTGVETDRGRIRTAVVVDAAGAWTRQMAEASGLRIPLVPTRHQLFITGRIEGVHPKLPMIRIMDAGVYVRPCDGGFLWGVFEEGPRFFDMAALGPRFDIKDTPLDAAVIRRAGAEIRAQLPLLEGANVREHRGGIPTMTPDGEHIVGPAPAAEGFFFAGGCNVAGLSISPALGEVLAAWITDGRPPVDMSPLSPARFGEHRWAEDELRRKAAWEYHHFYGSV; encoded by the coding sequence ATGATCGACCGGGCGGACGTCGTCGTCATCGGCTCGGGCGGCTTGGGCGCCGCCACCGCGTTCTATCTGGCCAAATCGGGCAGGCGCAGCGTGGCGGTCGTCGACCGGCACGACATCGCGTCGCAGACCTCTCCCCGTGCCGCGGGCTTCGTCAGCTGCGCCCGGAAGAGCGATCTCATGATCTCGCTCGTCAAGACGGCCACCGGCCATCTGAAGCACTTCACCGAGGAGACCGGGCAGCCGCTCGAGTGGGTACACTCCGGCAGCCTGAAGATCGCGCGCCGGCCCGAGGACGCGCCCGTGATCGCCGCGGACGTGGCGCGCGGCCGCCGGATGGGTCTCGACGTCGAGCAGATCTCACCGGCGGAGGCGCACCGTCTGCATCCGTTCCTCCGGCCCGAAGGCATTTCGGCCGTGATGCGCGTGGGCGACGACATGTACTTCAACCCGGCGCAGGTCGCGATCGGGTTCGCGCGCGGCGCCGAGGCGAACGGTGCCGCGCTGCTGCCGCGCACCACGGTGTCGCGAGTGGTCGTCGAGGGCGGGCGCGTGACCGGCGTCGAGACGGACCGCGGGCGGATCCGGACCGCCGTCGTAGTCGACGCCGCCGGCGCGTGGACGCGCCAGATGGCGGAGGCAAGCGGTCTACGCATTCCGCTCGTGCCGACGCGGCACCAGCTGTTCATCACCGGGCGGATCGAGGGCGTGCACCCCAAGCTGCCGATGATCCGGATCATGGACGCGGGCGTCTACGTCCGGCCGTGCGACGGCGGGTTTCTTTGGGGCGTCTTCGAAGAGGGCCCGCGGTTCTTCGACATGGCGGCACTCGGGCCGCGGTTCGACATCAAAGACACGCCGCTCGACGCGGCGGTCATCCGGCGCGCCGGGGCGGAGATTCGGGCCCAGCTGCCGCTTCTCGAGGGCGCGAACGTGCGCGAGCACCGCGGCGGCATCCCCACGATGACGCCCGACGGCGAGCACATCGTCGGGCCGGCGCCCGCCGCGGAGGGCTTCTTCTTCGCCGGCGGCTGCAACGTCGCGGGATTGTCGATCTCGCCGGCGCTCGGGGAAGTGCTCGCCGCCTGGATCACCGACGGCCGTCCGCCGGTGGACATGTCGCCGCTCTCCCCGGCGCGGTTCGGCGAACACCGCTGGGCCGAAGACGAGCTACGGCGGAAGGCGGCCTGGGAATACCATCATTTTTATGGAAGCGTGTAG
- a CDS encoding solute carrier family 23 protein, translating to MATATVAASTAEQEVTYYPEDRLPWPQTTLLGIQHVMAMFGATVLVPLILGFNVNTVLFFSGVATLIFLAVTGGKVPSYLGSSFSFIGSVLAIQGGAGHNQSLAFAGIFIAGLLYFIVGVIVHLVGGKVIRFFMPPVVTGTVVAVIGLALAGPAWASYSKDLFTATVTVLATAIASVYLRGFLRLLPILTGIIVGYVVALLDPACAAANAGCHVNLAAVAGAAWIGHPLLSFPPQFTGRAVSLFWFIPIVLVAENAGHVYAISGLMKRDLGGYLGRTFMGDGLGTMLSALFGGAGETTYAENIGVMGVTRVFSIPVYAVAAVVAILLGFVPKFGGLVNSIPTSVLGGIELYLFGLIAAIGGKIWVDGRVDFSNRANLATVAIPLILAASGADIKAGPSFEINNLGLGALGAIILFQILRPGAGPAASAGTADA from the coding sequence ATGGCAACGGCGACGGTTGCCGCCTCCACGGCGGAGCAAGAGGTCACGTATTATCCCGAAGACCGGCTGCCCTGGCCCCAGACGACCCTGCTCGGCATTCAGCACGTCATGGCGATGTTCGGCGCGACCGTCCTCGTCCCGCTCATTCTCGGCTTCAACGTCAACACGGTGCTGTTCTTCAGCGGCGTTGCCACGCTGATCTTCCTCGCCGTCACCGGCGGCAAGGTGCCGAGCTACCTCGGCTCGTCGTTCTCGTTCATCGGCTCGGTACTCGCGATCCAGGGCGGCGCGGGCCACAACCAGTCCCTCGCCTTCGCCGGTATCTTCATCGCCGGGCTCTTGTACTTCATCGTCGGCGTGATCGTGCATCTCGTCGGCGGGAAGGTGATCCGCTTCTTCATGCCGCCGGTCGTCACCGGCACGGTCGTCGCCGTCATCGGCCTCGCGCTGGCGGGCCCCGCCTGGGCGAGCTATTCGAAGGACCTCTTCACGGCGACGGTCACCGTGCTGGCCACGGCGATCGCCAGCGTGTACCTGCGCGGCTTCCTCCGGCTTCTGCCGATCCTCACCGGAATCATCGTCGGCTACGTCGTCGCGCTCCTCGATCCCGCCTGCGCGGCGGCCAACGCCGGCTGCCACGTCAACCTGGCCGCGGTGGCCGGCGCCGCGTGGATCGGCCACCCGCTGCTCAGCTTCCCGCCGCAGTTCACCGGCCGCGCGGTCAGTCTCTTCTGGTTCATCCCGATCGTGCTCGTCGCGGAAAACGCCGGGCACGTGTACGCGATCAGCGGCCTCATGAAGCGCGACCTCGGCGGCTACCTCGGGCGGACGTTCATGGGCGACGGCCTCGGCACGATGCTGAGCGCGCTCTTCGGCGGCGCCGGCGAGACCACGTACGCCGAGAACATCGGCGTCATGGGCGTGACGCGCGTGTTCTCGATTCCGGTCTACGCCGTGGCCGCGGTGGTCGCGATCCTGCTCGGCTTCGTCCCGAAGTTCGGCGGGCTCGTGAACAGCATCCCGACGAGCGTCCTCGGCGGCATCGAGCTGTATCTCTTCGGCCTCATCGCGGCGATCGGCGGCAAGATCTGGGTGGACGGGCGCGTGGACTTTTCGAACCGCGCGAACCTGGCCACGGTGGCGATCCCGTTGATCCTCGCGGCGAGCGGCGCCGACATCAAGGCCGGGCCGTCCTTCGAGATCAACAACCTCGGGCTCGGCGCGCTCGGCGCGATCATCCTCTTCCAGATCCTCCGGCCGGGCGCGGGCCCCGCGGCCTCGGCCGGAACGGCCGACGCCTAG